One genomic region from Selenihalanaerobacter shriftii encodes:
- a CDS encoding BON domain-containing protein translates to MSNEEVKGEGLSMLVKKALTEDLEVGALDVRVNTENGIIHLDGIVDVLADKEEAERIASRVRGVKGVENRLAVAQDGIRKDKELSKIITAKFNEESDLLNIGVIVKSGRVFLKGKIKKVAQEQKAMQLTRQIIGVKDIVSNLKIISKEDSIIGNEVSRVLNSDQRVDSAAITIEVEDGKAILTGSVLNIEIKELVNHLLAEIEGLQEINNELVTHKGGVGGDTALEAMIRRELGQTDGVSPVQVKVYVVGGSIFLDGEVDSPEQHETAIKVVRDIIRNVKGVNGLNDGIKVTGKKASKSEK, encoded by the coding sequence ATGTCTAATGAAGAAGTCAAAGGTGAAGGGTTGAGCATGTTAGTGAAGAAAGCATTAACAGAGGATTTAGAAGTTGGGGCGTTAGATGTTAGGGTCAATACTGAAAATGGAATAATTCATTTAGACGGAATAGTAGATGTATTAGCTGACAAAGAAGAAGCAGAGAGAATTGCTAGTAGAGTAAGAGGGGTCAAGGGAGTAGAAAACAGGTTGGCTGTAGCTCAAGATGGTATTAGAAAAGATAAGGAATTAAGTAAAATTATTACCGCTAAATTTAATGAAGAATCCGATTTATTAAATATAGGTGTGATAGTTAAAAGTGGTAGGGTATTTTTGAAGGGGAAAATTAAGAAGGTAGCCCAAGAACAGAAAGCTATGCAGCTTACTAGACAAATTATTGGTGTTAAAGATATAGTTAGTAATTTAAAAATAATTTCTAAAGAGGATAGTATTATTGGTAATGAAGTTAGTAGAGTTTTAAATAGTGACCAGCGTGTGGATTCAGCAGCGATTACAATAGAAGTTGAAGATGGTAAGGCAATATTAACAGGTTCGGTATTGAATATAGAAATTAAGGAATTGGTTAATCATTTATTAGCAGAGATAGAAGGGTTACAAGAGATTAATAATGAGTTAGTTACTCATAAAGGTGGAGTGGGTGGAGATACGGCTTTAGAAGCGATGATTAGACGTGAATTAGGGCAGACAGATGGAGTTAGTCCTGTACAAGTTAAAGTTTATGTTGTTGGTGGGTCTATTTTCTTAGATGGTGAAGTAGATAGTCCCGAACAACATGAAACAGCTATTAAAGTTGTACGTGATATAATTAGAAATGTAAAAGGAGTTAATGGCTTAAATGATGGAATCAAAGTGACCGGCAAGAAAGCATCTAAATCAGAAAAATAA
- a CDS encoding DEAD/DEAH box helicase, translated as MVVNQQAIDNNLLVLEELKEFWEEVEFSLFPHQIETAHRVINKFDGRALLADEVGLGKTIEAGLILKEYLLRGEIEKILILTPASLGYQWWYELTNKFNIDLFHNRKGRAWHYFNNQIASIDLAKREPHCDMIYERDFDMVVVDEAHKLKNSDTLNWKFVNKLSSKYMLFLTATPIQNNLKEIYNLVSILKPKVFNSYSNFKSKFNSNSPDYKAIKNKLSKIMIRNQRINSKLEYTERNVKLIPLKLTSPEQELYDGVTNLVKKEYERCISEDKSILHLITLQREVCSSSFAVVGTLRKFLKSAPKMLKPKIERLLVLAQNIEVNQKVKVIEEILGKVDGQAVIFTEYLATQHYICNYLYNRGIMPVRFDGGLSDNQKEWAKHIFAEHGDVLVSTEAGGQGINLQFCNVIINYDLPWNPMNLEQRIGRVHRLGQTKDVEIYNLSTQGTIEEKVLNLLYQKIDLFESVIGGLDNIVNDVSDEIGLGTTILESLINPENDLLSLDLDELPNNHIIQKSF; from the coding sequence ATGGTTGTTAACCAGCAAGCAATTGATAATAATCTATTAGTATTGGAAGAATTAAAAGAGTTTTGGGAAGAAGTAGAGTTTTCTTTATTTCCTCATCAGATAGAAACGGCTCACCGAGTAATTAATAAATTTGATGGTAGAGCTTTGTTGGCTGATGAAGTAGGTTTAGGTAAGACAATTGAAGCAGGATTAATTTTAAAAGAGTATCTTTTGCGAGGAGAGATTGAAAAAATATTAATCTTGACTCCCGCTTCTTTGGGTTATCAATGGTGGTATGAGTTAACTAATAAATTTAATATAGATTTATTTCATAATCGCAAAGGAAGAGCCTGGCATTATTTTAATAATCAGATTGCTTCTATTGATTTAGCTAAAAGAGAACCGCATTGTGATATGATTTATGAACGAGATTTTGATATGGTTGTGGTTGATGAAGCTCATAAATTAAAGAATAGTGACACATTAAATTGGAAGTTTGTTAATAAACTTTCTTCTAAATATATGTTATTTTTAACTGCTACCCCTATTCAGAATAATTTGAAAGAAATTTATAATTTAGTTTCTATTCTTAAACCAAAAGTATTTAATAGTTATAGTAATTTTAAATCTAAATTCAATAGTAATTCTCCTGACTATAAAGCTATAAAAAATAAATTATCTAAAATAATGATTAGAAATCAAAGAATTAATTCTAAACTAGAATATACTGAACGTAATGTAAAGTTAATTCCTCTCAAATTAACCTCACCTGAACAAGAACTTTATGATGGAGTTACTAACTTAGTTAAAAAAGAATATGAACGTTGTATTTCTGAGGATAAAAGTATATTGCATTTAATTACTTTACAAAGAGAAGTATGTAGTAGTTCATTTGCAGTAGTTGGTACATTAAGAAAATTTTTAAAATCAGCTCCTAAGATGCTCAAACCCAAAATAGAACGATTATTAGTATTAGCCCAGAATATTGAAGTTAATCAAAAAGTTAAAGTAATTGAGGAGATTTTAGGAAAAGTAGATGGACAAGCAGTTATATTTACAGAATATTTAGCTACTCAACATTATATCTGTAATTATTTATATAATCGTGGGATAATGCCGGTCAGATTTGATGGTGGGTTAAGTGATAATCAAAAGGAATGGGCTAAGCATATATTTGCTGAACATGGTGATGTATTAGTTAGTACTGAAGCTGGAGGACAAGGTATTAATTTGCAGTTTTGTAATGTAATTATTAATTATGATTTGCCTTGGAATCCTATGAACTTAGAGCAAAGGATCGGTCGGGTGCACAGATTAGGTCAAACTAAGGATGTAGAGATTTATAATCTATCTACTCAAGGTACTATTGAAGAAAAAGTACTAAATTTATTATACCAAAAGATTGATCTTTTTGAGTCAGTAATAGGTGGATTAGATAATATAGTAAATGATGTAAGTGATGAAATCGGTTTAGGTACTACTATTTTAGAAAGTTTGATTAATCCAGAGAATGATTTATTAAGTTTAGATTTAGATGAACTACCAAATAATCATATCATACAGAAATCTTTTTAA
- a CDS encoding TIGR04086 family membrane protein, with amino-acid sequence MAKDRNANETSLKVQSVSRGILISLGLLLSGSILIGLIITFANFDKIVVQRILIIFNYISILVGSFLTGGEVKKKGWLNGSLVGLSHMAVIFIISTFWVENLSAVGVGGMLAIGTVTGFIGGMLGINLQ; translated from the coding sequence ATGGCTAAAGATCGTAATGCTAATGAAACATCGTTAAAAGTGCAAAGTGTATCAAGGGGAATATTGATTAGTTTAGGCCTTTTATTGTCAGGAAGTATTTTAATTGGTCTCATAATAACTTTCGCTAACTTTGATAAAATTGTAGTTCAAAGAATATTGATTATCTTTAACTATATTTCTATTTTAGTTGGTTCTTTTTTAACTGGTGGTGAAGTTAAGAAGAAAGGATGGTTAAATGGTAGCTTAGTTGGACTTAGTCATATGGCAGTTATATTTATTATTAGTACTTTTTGGGTAGAGAATTTATCAGCCGTAGGAGTTGGAGGTATGTTGGCTATTGGAACAGTAACTGGGTTTATTGGTGGAATGTTAGGAATTAATCTTCAGTAA
- the surE gene encoding 5'/3'-nucleotidase SurE yields the protein MKILVTNDDGIYSDGIQYLVKALEKENKHEIIVVAPDREQSATGHAITLHRPLRVKEMNFEDIDSKTLAVDGTPADCVKLGVEAILDEKPDIVVSGINRGPNLGCDVLYSGTVSAGFEGLLLGIPSIAVSLATYEDWNFTYAAEFISGLVQNLNQKDLSSEVLLNINIPSLDKDELKGVKITKLGNRSYTNMFDERFDPRGEVYYWLAGDIVEEGNDEGTDVTAINQKQISITPVRLNLTDFKEIKALNEKELELF from the coding sequence ATGAAAATCTTGGTTACTAATGATGATGGAATTTATTCAGATGGTATTCAGTATTTAGTTAAAGCTTTGGAAAAAGAAAATAAGCATGAAATAATAGTCGTAGCACCAGATAGAGAACAGAGTGCTACTGGTCATGCTATTACTTTGCATCGACCATTAAGAGTTAAGGAAATGAATTTTGAGGATATTGATTCAAAAACTTTAGCTGTTGACGGAACGCCTGCAGACTGTGTGAAATTAGGAGTAGAAGCTATTTTAGATGAGAAGCCAGATATTGTTGTTTCGGGAATTAATCGTGGGCCTAATTTAGGATGTGATGTTTTATATTCCGGTACTGTTTCAGCTGGTTTTGAGGGGTTGTTATTAGGTATTCCTTCTATAGCGGTTTCTTTAGCTACCTATGAAGATTGGAACTTTACTTACGCTGCTGAATTTATTAGTGGTTTAGTACAAAATCTTAATCAAAAAGATTTAAGTTCAGAAGTATTGTTAAATATTAATATACCTTCTTTAGATAAAGATGAATTAAAAGGTGTCAAGATTACTAAATTAGGAAATAGAAGTTATACTAATATGTTTGATGAAAGGTTTGACCCTCGAGGAGAGGTATATTATTGGCTAGCAGGTGATATTGTAGAGGAAGGCAATGACGAAGGTACCGATGTAACTGCTATTAATCAAAAACAAATATCTATTACACCTGTTCGACTTAATTTAACAGATTTTAAAGAAATTAAAGCTTTAAATGAGAAAGAATTAGAACTTTTTTAG